The proteins below are encoded in one region of Belonocnema kinseyi isolate 2016_QV_RU_SX_M_011 chromosome 5, B_treatae_v1, whole genome shotgun sequence:
- the LOC117172549 gene encoding sorting nexin-25: MHISGSKIIIERDSNPKFLMTAKHNLEAIIEHQKMLSPIVIGSVVVVSFLLVFWNNLLWVLSFGFLTLSCVLLGPAIVIMIHIALSPKHQTGRGNTKTVAELDAFRNMLMKNYDPKAMCNRKQLRYPVVFTRLVDSALQNLLDLAFRDFVGAWLNDLSFGSDQLIDSMKQDVWGAIQSLHDRLSHVDPTKLVACSIVNRVTFHFEKIRIAQAAASEGEDPVFILSPHLMSREAELQYLRKVSELCVMLFLPRSYSLTPTKFLLREIVTCKILKPAIDLITDPDYINQKILSYIEQQQMTEAMHRKTYEYAESFEDFIRMIKSSRDLEVLKHIRYNIVTEIMQATTIQNVKRAQGLDPESNSLGKSDAIQARKLKRYISQLTYAKNTCECHMQSLGWDGYPIQESDLSDPNAIGEGRVLPLPAILENVIGRRHLSQFLEQVSSQGLIGYWAAVQELRAAERSSWHQLGAEIFYTYIRSPTAEIKVDKNVRKRMESFLLGDKGPDVFYEVQEKVVKTLQDKYYPSFIVSDQYKKMQEALINERADGLVEDRQIDGTISDSSALLVGEHSNYARSKLDQLQEKLNNKMQALQALKSSMKPESRVLGILAKEVETLQGEKRQLEAHLTHTEMWAEHLGRWRADVQSAEMPDNGDPPQFILVVHMAADEKSEEKISTGWVVLRKLNEFQELNRKLRQLSSSVKNFELPSQPLKFFGKSDKNSIDKAKAQIQRYLNFVLEDDRLNQSEALYAFLSPSSEHLKHTAPSPKKSRFSLSTLFKSSGSSGSGDSREKDDEEDYSLLLDDNEAGRTSSDGFLGPGKDAIAEPLYTLLGEVFDLRGVFRWLRRSLITFVQITYGRTINRQVRDTVAWVLSEPMLHYYIQLFSKSWWPNGQLASDSVVRTDEEKLKTRGEARRQFLNNVPEVLTNLVGAQSAQRGATKVFDTLQNVNLNKQLFYDIFEVLMYEVFPELQNK; the protein is encoded by the exons ATGCATATCTCGGGGTCGAAAATCATAATCGAGCGAGATTCCAATCCGAAATTCCTTATGACTGCGAAACATAACCTAGAAGCGATAATTGAACACCAGAAGATGCTTTCGCCTATTGTAATCGGATCAGTGGTTGTTGTCTCATTCTTGCTTGTATTCTGGAACAATTTGTTATGGGTTCTGTCTTTCGGGTTTTTAACTTTGTCATGTGTGTTGCTGGGCCCTGCGATCGTTATCATGATTCATATCGCTTTATCACCGAAACATCAAACTggaagaggaaatacgaaaacTGTCGCTGAACTTGATGCTTTTCGCAACATGCTTATG AAAAATTACGATCCAAAAGCAATGTGTAATAGAAAGCAGCTACGCTACCCTGTCGTTTTTACGCGATTAGTGGACAGTGCTCTGCAAAATTTGCTGGATTTAGCATTCCGCGATTTTGTAGGTGCTTGGTTAAACGATTTATCATTTGGATCGGATCAATTAATTGATAGCATGAAGCAGGACGTCTGGGGAGCCATTCAAAGTCTTCACGACAGACTTTCACATGTCGATCCTACGAAACTTGTTGCTTGTAGTATAGTAAACAGAGTCACCTTTCATTTTGAGAAAATCCGAATTGCTCAAGCAGCGGC CTCGGAAGGAGAAGACCCTGTATTTATTTTATCTCCGCACTTAATGTCTCGAGAAGCTGAACTGCAATATCTAAGAAAAGTCAGCGAACTCTGTGTTATGTTATTCCTACCTCGGAGTTATTCTTTAACGCCAACCAAATTTCTTCTAAGGGAAATAGTTACTTGCAAAA TTCTGAAACCAGCGATAGACCTAATAACAGATCCGGACTACATAAACCAGAAAATTCTCTCCTATATCGAACAACAACAAATGACGGAAGCTATGCACAGGAAAACCTATGAATACGCTGAATCATTCGAGGATTTTATTCGGATGATCAAAAGCTCGCGTGATCTCGAAGTTCTCAAACATATCAGATATAATATAGTAACGGAGATCATGCAGGCGACAACAATTCAAAATGTTAAGAGAGCTCAGGGTTTGGACCCCGAGAGTAATTCCTTAGGAAAATCGGATGCCATTCAGGCTAGGAAACTGAAGAGATATATTAGTCAGCTGACTTATGCAAAAAATACTTGCGAGTGCCATATGCAGTCTCTGGGATGGGATGGATATCCAATACag GAAAGTGACTTATCTGATCCAAATGCGATCGGCGAAGGGAGAGTTTTGCCATTGCCGGCAATTTTGGAAAACGTAATTGGCAGGAGGCACCTCTCTCAATTTCTTGAACAAGTTTCAAGCCAAGGTTTGATTGGCTATTGGGCAGCAGTTCAGGAATTGCGAGCCGCAGAAAGGTCTAGCTGGCACCAACTTGGAGCCGAGATTTTCTACACCTACATCAGATCCCCAACAGCTGAGATAAAAGTGGATAAGAACGTTCGAAAGAGAATGGAGAGTTTTCTGCTCGGTGACAAGGGTCCAGATGTCTTCTACGAGGTGCAGGAGAAGGTCGTAAAAACCCTCCAGGACAAATATTATCCCTCTTTTATCGTGAGCGATCAGTACAAAAAAATGCAGGAGGCGCTAATCAACGAAAGGGCTGATGGTCTTGTCGAGGACCGTCAGATTGACGGAACAATTTCGGACTCGTCGGCCCTTTTAGTCGGCGAACATTCAAATTACGCGCGAAGTAAACTTGATCAGCTCCAGGAAAAGCTGAATAATAAAATGCAGGCTCTCCAGGCTCTGAAGTCGTCGATGAAGCCAGAAAGTCGAGTGCTGGGTATTTTAGCGAAGGAGGTGGAAACCCTTCAGGGAGAAAAGCGGCAGCTGGAGGCTCATTTGACTCATACGGAAATGTGGGCCGAACACTTGGGAAGATGGAGGGCTGATGTTCAAAGTGCTGAG ATGCCGGATAATGGAGACCCTCCTCAGTTCATCCTTGTCGTTCACATGGCAGCGGACGAGAAGAGTGAAGAGAAAATATCAACGGGCTGGGTGGTATTGAGGAAACTCAATGAGTTTCAAGAACTCAACAGAAAACTGCGTCAGTTGTCGTCGAGCGTCAAAAACTTTGAACTTCCCTCCCAGCCTCTCAAGTTCTTTGGAAAATCTGACAAAAACTCAATCGACAAGGCGAAGGCGCAGATTCAGAGATACTTAAAT TTTGTGTTGGAAGACGATAGGTTAAATCAGAGTGAAGCTCTTTACGCATTTCTGAGTCCAAGTTCCGAACATTTAAAGCACACGGCTCCTTCTCCTAAGAAATCTCGTTTCTCCCTCTCGACTCTATTTAAAAG tAGCGGCTCAAGCGGCAGTGGAGATTCAAGGGAAAAAGACGACGAGGAAGATTACTCGTTGCTGTTGGACGACAATGAAGCTGGGCGAACTTCCAGTGATGGTTTTCTTGGCCCTGGAAAGGATGCGATCGCCGAACCATTGTACACCCTTCTTGGCGAAGTTTTTGATCTGCGGGGCGTCTTTCGTTGGCTGAGGAGATCGCTTATCACATTTGTGCAAATTACTTATGGAAGAACGATAAACAG ACAAGTAAGAGACACAGTTGCCTGGGTCTTATCGGAACCTATGCTGCATTACTATATTCAACTCTTCTCGAAATCCTGGTGGCCAAATGGTCAATTAGCTTCGGATTCTGTTGTCAGAACCGATGAAGAGAAACTTAAGACTCGTGGGGAAGCGCGAAGGCAGTTTTTAAATAACGTACCTGAAGTGTTGACGAATTTGGTTGGAGCCCAAAGCGCTCAACGTGGCGCTACTAAAGTGTTCGACACTCTGCAGAACGTGAATCTCAACAAGCAACTATTTTAT GATATCTTCGAAGTATTAATGTACGAAGTGTTTCCAGAACTGCAGAATAAGTAA